One Arthrobacter sp. StoSoilB19 DNA window includes the following coding sequences:
- a CDS encoding SDR family oxidoreductase encodes MTTSLPTARVAVVTGAGSGIGREVARQMLADGYRVVLAGRREAQLAETADGHAEALVVPCDVTRRDDVERLFEAARRKWGRVDVLFNNAGVFGPAAGVDEISLEDWNATLAVNLTGSMLCAAAAVRTMKSQEPQGGRIINNGSISAHSPRPRTVAYTVTKHAMTGLTRSIELDGRGYGITCGQIDIGNTATDIMDTIGVGSGALQADGSRKVEPMFPVADAARAVLMMANMPASASVGSVVVTAAGMPFIGRG; translated from the coding sequence ATGACCACTTCCCTTCCCACAGCACGCGTCGCCGTAGTGACCGGGGCCGGCTCCGGCATTGGCCGGGAGGTTGCCCGGCAGATGCTGGCCGACGGCTATCGCGTGGTGCTGGCCGGCCGCCGCGAGGCCCAACTTGCTGAAACGGCGGACGGCCACGCGGAGGCCCTGGTGGTGCCGTGCGACGTCACCCGGCGCGACGACGTCGAACGGCTTTTCGAGGCAGCGCGCCGGAAGTGGGGGCGGGTGGACGTCCTGTTCAACAATGCCGGCGTGTTCGGTCCCGCCGCCGGGGTGGATGAGATCAGCCTGGAAGACTGGAACGCCACCCTTGCCGTGAACCTCACCGGGTCCATGCTGTGCGCCGCCGCGGCGGTAAGGACCATGAAATCGCAGGAACCGCAGGGCGGCCGGATCATCAACAACGGCTCCATCTCGGCGCATTCACCGCGGCCGCGGACGGTGGCCTATACGGTCACCAAGCATGCCATGACAGGCCTGACCAGGAGCATCGAACTGGACGGCCGGGGCTACGGCATCACCTGCGGGCAGATCGACATCGGCAACACCGCCACCGACATCATGGACACCATCGGCGTCGGCTCGGGGGCCCTGCAGGCAGACGGCAGCCGCAAGGTGGAGCCCATGTTTCCGGTGGCGGACGCGGCCCGCGCAGTACTGATGATGGCCAACATGCCGGCCTCGGCCAGCGTGGGGTCAGTAGTGGTCACCGCTGCGGGCATGCCCTTCATCGGCCGCGGCTAA